From a region of the Daphnia pulicaria isolate SC F1-1A chromosome 1, SC_F0-13Bv2, whole genome shotgun sequence genome:
- the LOC124320708 gene encoding cytochrome c oxidase assembly factor 7 homolog codes for MAWDLKTDEEVKQYLDNLGTEYRFGCLSEKKPEVCHLLGDFMESIKKDFNKAASLYRSTCDDYQFSRSCHKFASYALTGKGGPADPSKAFDYFKKGCNFGDADSCLYAGLMCTANNEKIKVKLDYPQGMGFLNQSCEKGNHNGCYYLSGMYLTGVPEVLEKNMTSAFNYSIKACDLGNIYACANVSRMYTKGDGVEPNAEIALQFKKKVFEMEKELRGQFKPIEMERGA; via the exons ATGGCGTGGGATCTAAAAACTGATGAAGAGGTGAAACAGTACTTGGACAATTTAGGAACTGAGTACAGGTTTGGATGTTTGAGCGAAAAGAAACCGGAAG TATGTCACCTTCTGGGAGATTTCATggaaagcataaaaaaagatttcaacaaAGCAGCTTCATTGTACAGATCTACATGTGATGACTACCAATTCAGCCGCAGCTGCCATAAATTTGCTTCTTATGCTTTAACTGGTAAAGGTGGTCCTGCAGACCCATCAAAAGCATTTGATTACTTTAAGAAAGGGTGCAATTTTGGAGATGCAGATTCTTGTCTGTATGCTGGCCTTATGTGTACAGccaacaatgaaaaaattaaagttaaactaGATTACCCACAAGGAATGGGATTTCTGAACCAGTCGTGTGAGAAGGGGAACCACAATGGCTGCTACTATCTTAGTGGCATGTATTTGACTGGTGTACctgaagttttagaaaaaaacatgACCTCTGCCTTCAATTACAGCATAAAGGCTTGTGATCTTGGTAATATATATGCTTGTGCCAATGTTAGCAGAATGTACACTAAAGGTGATGGAGTAGAGCCGAATGCCGAAATTGCATTacaatttaagaaaaaggtttttgaaatggaaaaagagcTGAGAGGTCAGTTTAAACCTATTGAAATGGAAAGAGGAGCCTAA
- the LOC124344385 gene encoding cytochrome c oxidase assembly factor 7 homolog, protein MFLMKGETDEEVKQYLDNLGTEYRFGCLSEKKPEVCHLLGDFMKSIKKDFNKAASLYRSTCDDYQFSRSCHKFASYALTGKGGPADPSKAFDYFKKGCNFGDADSCLYAGLMCTANNEKIKVKLDYPQGMGFLNQSCEKGNHNGCYYLSGMYLTGVPEVLEKNMTSAFNYSIKACDLGNIYACANVSRMYTKGDGVEPNAEIALQFKKKVFEMEKELRGQFKPIEMERGA, encoded by the exons ATGTTTCTGATGAAAGGTGAAACTGATGAAGAGGTGAAACAGTACTTGGACAATTTAGGAACTGAGTACAGGTTTGGATGTTTGAGCGAAAAGAAACCGGAAG TATGTCACCTTCTGGGAGATTTcatgaaaagcataaaaaaagatttcaacaaAGCAGCTTCATTGTACAGATCTACATGTGATGACTACCAATTCAGCCGCAGCTGCCATAAATTTGCTTCTTATGCTTTAACTGGTAAAGGTGGTCCTGCAGACCCATCAAAAGCATTTGATTACTTTAAGAAAGGGTGCAATTTTGGAGATGCAGATTCTTGTCTGTATGCTGGCCTTATGTGTACAGccaacaatgaaaaaattaaagttaaactaGATTACCCACAAGGAATGGGATTTCTGAACCAGTCGTGTGAGAAGGGGAACCACAATGGCTGCTACTATCTTAGTGGCATGTATTTGACTGGTGTACctgaagttttagaaaaaaacatgACCTCTGCCTTCAATTACAGCATAAAGGCTTGTGATCTTGGTAATATATATGCTTGTGCCAATGTTAGCAGAATGTACACTAAAGGTGATGGAGTAGAGCCGAATGCCGAAATTGCATTacaatttaagaaaaaggtttttgaaatggaaaaagagcTGAGAGGTCAGTTTAAACCTATTGAAATGGAAAGAGGAGCCTAA
- the LOC124320700 gene encoding pre-mRNA-splicing factor ATP-dependent RNA helicase DHX16-like has protein sequence MAPPVNKKIKKEKMKSDSSSDDEDEKQRVRDLKERDEFSERLKLKDKDKQRNVVTVGKGFAEAAKRLQMEAEDKASVIPKLRVESRRKYLEKRKRDKITELEADIFDDEYLFDEQQLTERERKDREYKKKILSLAKEHDKARELELVQRYHMPDDKREKAMPDRYVEIDDREKQPHSEQKVWEDARMATAQWNFGARDSKQRLQKRGKIHDYDLLLDDTIDFIQTNQLAGTKGIEEQPEESDIQKKKMSLQDTRKSLPIFPFREDLLQAVEDHQILIVEGETGSGKTTQIPQYLYEAGYCKDDKKVGCTQPRRVAAMSVAARVAQEMGKKLGNEVGYSIRFEDCTSERTVIKYMTDGMLLREFLSEPDLQSYSVMIIDEAHERTLHTDILFGLIKDIARFRPDLKLLISSATLDAEKFSDFFDEAPIFRIPGRRFPVEIFYTIAPEADYIDACVVTILQIHVTQDSGDILVFLTGQEEIETALESLTERTRRLGTRIKELLILPIYANLPSDMQAKIFEPTPPGARKCILATNIAETSLTIDNIIFVIDPGFCKQNSYNARTGMESLVVVPISKASANQRAGRAGRVAAGKCFRLYTAWAYKHELEENTVPEIQRVNLGNVVLLLKSLGINDLIHFDFLDPPPHETLALALEQLYALGALNHMGELTKLGRRMAEFPVDPMMAKMLLASEKYKCSEEIVTIAAMLSVNSAVFYRPKDKAIHADTARKNFFSPGGDHFTLLNVYNQWVDTDFSTQWCFENFIQHRSMRRARDVREQLVGLMERVEIDMVSNKEDLVAIGKAVTAGFFYNTSRLSKTGGYKTVKHNQTVLIHPNSSMFEELPRWLIYHELVFTTKEYVRQVIQIENSWLLEVAPHYYKAKDLEDTITRKMPKNKGKSRAELGDHRN, from the exons ATGGCACCACCAGTAAATAAAAAgatcaagaaggaaaagatGAAGTCTGATTCAAGCAGTGACGATGAAGATGAGAAACAACGGGTCAGGGATTTGAAGGAAAGAGATGAGTTCTCTGAACGTCTTAAACTCAAAGATAAAGATAAACAGAGGAATGTGGTTACTGTGGGAAAAG GGTTTGCTGAAGCTGCAAAGAGGCTTCAAATGGAGGCTGAAGACAAAGCCAGCGTTATTCCCAAACTCAGAGTGGAATCACGTCGAAAATATTTGGAGAAGCGAAAAAGAGACAAGATTACTGAATTGGAAGCAGATATTTTCGACGATGAGTACTTGTTCGATGAGCAACAACTCACGGAGCGTGAACGAAAGGATCGcgagtacaagaaaaaaattcttagtcTTGCGAAAGAACATGACAAAGCACGAGAATTGGAATTGGTTCAACGATACCATATGCCCGATGATAAGCGGGAAAAAGCAATGCCTGATAGGTACGTCGAGATAGATGACCGTGAAAAGCAACCTCATtccgaacaaaaagtttgggaAGATGCTCGCATGGCCACTGCTCAGTGGAATTTCGGTGCCAGAGATTCAAAACAACGTCTTCAGAAGAGAGGGAAAATTCATGATTATGACCTCTTATTGGATGACACTATTGACTTTATCCAAACAAATCAACTTGCAGGAACCAAGGGTATTGAAG AACAACCTGAGGAAAGCGAcatccagaaaaagaaaatgtctctTCAGGATACGAGAAAATCGCTTCCAATATTTCCGTTTCGCGAAGACTTACTCCAAGCCGTTGAAGACCATCAGATTCTGATCGTGGAAGGAGAGACTGGATCAGGAAAAACGACACAAATTCCCCAGTATCTGTACGAAGCGGGATACTGTAAAGATGACAAGAAAGTCGGTTGTACACAACCACGTCGAGTTGCAGCCATGAGTGTTGCTGCTCGTGTCGCCCAG GAAATGGGCAAGAAACTTGGTAACGAAGTAGGCTACAGCATTCGATTTGAAGATTGCACGTCAGAGAGGACTGTTATCAAGTACATGACTGACGGTATGTTGCTGCGTGAGTTTCTCTCTGAGCCCGATTTGCAGAGCTATAGTGTCATGATTATTGACGAAGCCCACGAGCGAACACTCCATACCGATATCCTTTTTGGGCTAATCAAG GATATTGCACGGTTTCGACCTGATTTGAAGCTGCTAATTTCCAGTGCTACATTGGACGCTGAAAAGTTTTCCGATTTCTTCGACGAAGCTCCTATATTTAGAATCCCCGGTCGAAGATTCCCAGTCGAAATTTTTTACACCATAGCTCCTGAGGCTGATTATATCGATGCTTGCGTTGTCACTATTCTACAGATTCACGTCACACAAGACTCGGGTGACATTCTTGTCTTTCTTACTGGtcaagaagaaattgaaacgGCACTGGAGAGTCTGACGGAACGTACTCGAAGATTAGGCACCAGGATCAAAGAGTTGCTCATTCTTCCTATCTACGCCAATTTGCCGTCAGATATGCAG GCAAAAATTTTCGAGCCAACGCCTCCCGGAGCGCGGAAATGCATTCTGGCTACGAATATCGCAGAAACGTCTTTGACTATTGACAACATTATCTTCGTCATTGACCCAGGCTTTTGCAAGCAAAATTCCTATAATGCCCGAACTGGCATGGAATCCCTTGTTGTCGTTCCTATTTCGAAAGCGTCGGCGAATCAACGAGCTGGACGTGCTGGACGTGTAGCAGCTGGCAAATGTTTCCGCCTATACACAGCATGGGCCTACAAGCACGAGCTCGAAGAGAACACTGTGCCAGAAATTCAGCGAGTTAATTTAGGCAACGTCGTTCTGCTTCTCAAATCCCTTGGAATCAACGATTTGATTCACTTTGACTTTTTGGATCCGCCTCCGCACGAGACTTTGGCTTTGGCACTGGAACAACTCTACGCTCTAGGAGCCCTGAACCACATGGGCGAATTGACCAAGCTGGGCAGGCGGATGGCTGAATTCCCCGTTGATCCTATGATGGCGAAAATGCTCCTGGCATCCGAAAAATACAAATGTTCGGAAGAAATCGTCACCATTGCAGCCATGCTCTCAGTCAACAGTGCAGTCTTCTATCGACCCAAAGATAAAGCAATCCATGCCGACACGGCTCGAAAGAATTTCTTTTCGCCGGGTGGCGACCATTTTACCTTACTCAACGTTTACAACCAGTGGGTTGACACGGATTTCTCGACGCAATGGTGCTTTGAAAACTTCATCCAGCATCGATCAATGAGACGCGCAAGGGACGTCAGAGAACAGCTTGTCGGCCTTATGGAACGAGTTGAAATTGATATGGTTTCTAATAAAGAAGATTTAGTGGCTATCGGCAAGGCGGTTACGGCTGGATTCTTCTACAACACGTCGCGCCTATCCAAGACGGGCGGATACAAGACAGTCAAACACAATCAAACTGTGCTCATTCACCCAAACAGCTCAATGTTTGAGGAACTTCCTCGTTGGCTCATCTATCACGAACTTGTATTTACTACTAAAGAGTACGTGAGGCAAGTTATTCAGATTGAGAACAGTTGGCTTCTGGAAGTGGCTCCGCACTACTACAAAGCCAAGGACCTGGAAGACACAATTACTCGTAAGATGCCTAAAAATAAGGGCAAATCACGGGCGGAGTTGGGTGACCATCGAAATTGA
- the LOC124320699 gene encoding pre-mRNA-splicing factor ATP-dependent RNA helicase DHX16-like, which translates to MAPPVNKKIKKEKMKSDSSSDDEDEKQRVRDLKERDEFSERLKLKDKDKQRNVVTVGKGFAEAAKRLQMEAEDKASVIPKLRVESRRKYLEKRKRDKITELEADIFDDEYLFDEQQLTERERKDREYKKKILSLAKEHDKARELELVQRYHMPDDKREKAMPDRYVEIDDREKQPHSEQKVWEDARMATAQWNFGARDSKQRLQKRGKIHDYDLLLDDTIDFIQTNQLAGTKGIEEQPEESDIQKKKMSLQDTRKSLPIFPFREDLLQAVEDHQILIVEGETGSGKTTQIPQYLYEAGYCKDDKKVGCTQPRRVAAMSVAARVAQEMGKKLGNEVGYSIRFEDCTSERTVIKYMTDGMLLREFLSEPDLQSYSVMIIDEAHERTLHTDILFGLIKDIARFRPDLKLLISSATLDAEKFSDFFDEAPIFRIPGRRFPVEIFYTIAPEADYIDACVVTILQIHVTQDSGDILVFLTGQEEIETALESLTERTRRLGTRIKELLILPIYANLPSDMQAKIFEPTPPGARKCILATNIAETSLTIDNIIFVIDPGFCKQNSYNARTGMESLVVVPISKASANQRAGRAGRVAAGKCFRLYTAWAYKHELEENTVPEIQRVNLGNVVLLLKSLGINDLIHFDFLDPPPHETLALALEQLYALGALNHMGELTKLGRRMAEFPVDPMMAKMLLASEKYKCSEEIVTIAAMLSVNSAVFYRPKDKAIHADTARKNFFSPGGDHFTLLNVYNQWVDTDFSTQWCFENFIQHRSMRRARDVREQLVGLMERVEIDMVSNKEDLVAIGKAVTAGFFYNTSRLSKTGGYKTVKHNQTVLIHPNSSMFEELPRWLIYHELVFTTKEYVRQAIQIENSWLLEVAPHYYKDKDLEDTTTRKMPKNKGKSRAELGDDIEIDHTTELNLEEKKFRDASLFSDNMHIEKVRVHHLQVLSVLFAIL; encoded by the exons ATGGCACCACCAGTAAATAAAAAgatcaagaaggaaaagatGAAGTCTGATTCAAGCAGTGACGATGAAGATGAAAAACAACGGGTCAGGGATTTGAAGGAAAGAGATGAGTTCTCTGAACGTCTTAAACTCAAAGATAAAGATAAACAGAGGAATGTGGTTACTGTGGGAAAAG GGTTTGCTGAAGCTGCAAAGAGGCTTCAAATGGAGGCTGAAGACAAAGCCAGCGTTATTCCCAAACTCAGAGTGGAATCACGTCGAAAATATTTGGAGAAGCGAAAAAGAGACAAGATTACTGAATTGGAAGCAGATATTTTCGACGATGAGTACTTGTTCGATGAGCAACAACTCACGGAGCGTGAACGAAAGGATCGcgagtacaagaaaaaaattcttagtcTTGCGAAAGAACATGACAAAGCACGAGAATTGGAATTGGTTCAACGATACCATATGCCCGATGATAAGCGGGAAAAAGCAATGCCTGATAGGTACGTCGAGATAGATGACCGTGAAAAGCAACCTCATtccgaacaaaaagtttgggaAGATGCTCGCATGGCCACTGCTCAGTGGAATTTCGGTGCCAGAGATTCAAAACAACGTCTTCAGAAGAGAGGGAAAATTCATGATTATGACCTCTTATTGGATGACACTATTGACTTTATCCAAACAAATCAACTTGCAGGAACCAAGGGTATTGAAG AACAACCTGAGGAAAGCGAcatccagaaaaagaaaatgtctctTCAGGATACGAGAAAATCGCTTCCAATATTTCCGTTTCGCGAAGACTTACTCCAAGCCGTTGAAGACCATCAGATTCTGATCGTGGAAGGAGAGACTGGATCAGGAAAAACGACACAAATTCCCCAGTATCTGTACGAAGCGGGATACTGTAAAGATGACAAGAAAGTCGGTTGTACACAACCACGTCGAGTTGCAGCCATGAGTGTTGCTGCTCGTGTCGCCCAG GAAATGGGCAAGAAACTTGGTAACGAAGTAGGCTACAGCATTCGATTTGAAGATTGCACGTCAGAGAGGACTGTTATCAAGTACATGACTGACGGTATGTTGCTGCGTGAGTTTCTCTCTGAGCCCGATTTGCAGAGCTATAGTGTCATGATTATTGACGAAGCCCACGAGCGAACACTCCATACCGATATCCTTTTTGGGCTAATCAAG GATATTGCACGGTTTCGACCTGATTTGAAGCTGCTAATTTCCAGTGCTACATTGGACGCTGAAAAGTTTTCCGATTTCTTCGACGAAGCTCCTATATTTAGAATCCCCGGTCGAAGATTCCCAGTCGAAATTTTTTACACCATAGCTCCTGAGGCTGATTATATCGATGCTTGCGTTGTCACTATTCTACAGATTCACGTCACACAAGACTCGGGTGACATTCTTGTCTTTCTTACTGGtcaagaagaaattgaaacgGCACTGGAGAGTCTGACGGAACGTACTCGAAGATTAGGCACCAGGATCAAAGAGTTGCTCATTCTTCCTATCTACGCCAATTTGCCGTCAGATATGCAG GCAAAAATTTTCGAGCCAACGCCTCCCGGAGCGCGGAAATGCATTCTGGCTACGAATATCGCAGAAACGTCTTTGACTATTGACAACATTATCTTCGTCATTGACCCAGGCTTTTGCAAGCAAAATTCCTATAATGCCCGAACTGGCATGGAATCCCTTGTTGTCGTTCCTATTTCGAAAGCGTCGGCGAATCAACGAGCTGGACGTGCTGGACGTGTAGCAGCTGGCAAATGTTTCCGCCTATACACAGCATGGGCCTACAAGCACGAGCTCGAAGAGAACACTGTGCCAGAAATTCAGCGAGTTAATTTAGGCAACGTCGTTCTGCTTCTCAAATCCCTTGGAATCAACGATTTGATTCACTTTGACTTTTTGGATCCGCCTCCGCACGAGACTTTGGCTTTGGCACTGGAACAACTCTACGCTCTAGGAGCCCTGAACCACATGGGCGAATTGACCAAGCTGGGCAGGCGGATGGCTGAATTCCCCGTTGATCCTATGATGGCGAAAATGCTCCTGGCATCCGAAAAATACAAATGTTCGGAAGAAATCGTCACCATTGCAGCCATGCTCTCAGTCAACAGTGCAGTCTTCTATCGACCCAAAGATAAAGCAATCCATGCCGACACGGCTCGAAAGAATTTCTTTTCGCCGGGTGGCGACCATTTTACCTTACTCAACGTTTACAACCAGTGGGTTGACACGGATTTCTCGACGCAATGGTGCTTTGAAAACTTCATCCAGCATCGATCAATGAGACGCGCAAGGGACGTCAGAGAACAGCTTGTCGGCCTTATGGAACGAGTTGAAATTGATATGGTTTCTAATAAAGAAGATTTAGTGGCTATCGGCAAGGCGGTTACGGCTGGATTCTTCTACAACACGTCGCGCCTATCCAAGACGGGCGGATACAAGACAGTCAAACACAATCAAACTGTGCTCATTCACCCAAACAGCTCAATGTTTGAGGAACTTCCTCGTTGGCTCATCTATCACGAACTTGTATTTACTACTAAAGAGTACGTGAGGCAAGCTATTCAGATTGAGAACAGTTGGCTTCTGGAAGTGGCTCCGCACTACTACAAAGACAAGGACCTGGAAGACACAACTACTCGCAAGATGCCTAAAAATAAGGGCAAATCACGGGCGGAGTTGGGTGACGACATTGAAATTGACCACACCACTGAACTGaatcttgaagaaaaaaaattccgtgaTGCATCATTGTTTAGTGATAACATGCATATTGAAAAGGTGCGTGTCCATCACCTTCAGGTTTTATCAGTGTTATTTGCCATCTTGTGA
- the LOC124320710 gene encoding GATOR complex protein WDR24-like: MLSHIASGSHFNTSDFFFEDAEADVLNDFNGTSDSVQGRKTSGDTDQQQQQQQQQSNQMDWILPSEAFQLRHEIKDRSPPPEHFPSRCFAGTRIEAQMVEVEDTTSALLCLPGSSSSLGTTCWSGVSNAVEMVYHMAEDDDVQTAVSLILVLGDRIRHMLNESAVEHWILAYIDSLSRCRLCNTAALVVKLSQCESVQLRFDVYPTPACPTGCGYVFEFD; encoded by the exons ATGCTGTCTCATATTGCGAGCGGTTCCCACTTTAACACGAGCGATTTTTTCTTCGAGGATGCCGAAGCCGATGTGTTAAATGACTTTAATGGAACTTCAGACTCTGTGCAAGGCAGGAAAACTAGTGGAGATACtgaccagcaacagcagcaacaacagcaacagtcaAATCAGATGGATTGGATTTTACCTAGTGAAGCCTTTCAGCTTCGTCACGAAATCAAAGATCGGTCTCCACCTCCGGAACACTTTCCCAGTCGCTGCTTTGCTGGAACTCGTATTgaagctcagatggtagaggtAGAAGACACGACGTCGGCTCTTTTATGTTTACCGGGATCGTCCAGTAGTCTCGGCACGACCTGCTGGAGTGGCGTCTCTAACGCTGTAGAGATGGTATATCACATGGCCGAAGACGATGATGTCCAAACAGCCGTTTCGCTAATTTTAGTTTTAGGAGATCGGATTCGTCACATGTTAAATGAGTCAGCCGTAGAGCATTGGATTCTCGCTTACATTGAC TCCCTTAGCAGATGTCGTTTATGCAATACTGCGGCCCTGGTAGTCAAATTGTCGCAGTGCGAAAGTGTCCAGTTGAGATTCGACGTATACCCGACCCCGGCCTGTCCCACTGGTTGTGGTTATGTTTTTGAGTTTGACTGA